From the genome of Leishmania donovani BPK282A1 complete genome, chromosome 12, one region includes:
- a CDS encoding cytochrome c oxidase subunit IV, with protein MFTRRSVSAAVGAAMATSSSLSMQRRYDHDRWYGHALELDTHNYKFNGEPPSWMKTHAKTEEETSFAKSVLPHIDFASSYECLLFDADRLNTNLNRKEFGNEIKYRLEKQANTVARAQQLLRDKKAGTGPDAEKVENTLIARIFDEEHVQAEMKYVKCIRANELAEDNRLDILPGGSPNSLREKTRWNLNTELHPADRAEIGARLTAWLPEKYHIVYFDDFQTVAANDATARKEMLEIVESVQKEYTAEAKECGYENDLKETVAELMDDVDPTRTITMEAIKSCKDLQQLEDWSRQVHEYNGDDRIIEIYARAAEITKNAEHQALVRQMREWRKLATKNESRL; from the coding sequence atgtTCACGCGTCGCTCCGTATCTGCGGCGGTTGGCGCCGCCATGGCGACGTCTTCTTCGCTGTCaatgcagcgccgctacgACCACGACCGCTGGTACGGCCACGCTCTGGAGCTGGACACGCACAACTATAAGTTCAACGGCGAGCCGCCAAGCTGGATGAAGACGCACGCgaagacagaggaggagacaagCTTCGCCAAGAGTGTGCTGCCTCACATCGACTTCGCCTCCAGCTACGAGTGCCTACTCTTCGACGCGGATCGCCTAAACACCAATCTCAACCGCAAGGAGTTCGGCAATGAGATCAAGTACCGCCTCGAGAAGCAGGCCAACACCGTCGCcagggcgcagcagctgctcagGGACAAGAAGGCCGGCACCGGCCCTGACGCCGAGAAGGTTGAGAACACGCTCATTGCCCGCATCTTCGATGAGGAGCATGTGCAGGCGGAGATGAAGTACGTCAAGTGCATCCGCGCGAACGAGTTGGCTGAGGACAACCGCCTCGATATCCTGCCCGGCGGCTCGCCGAACTCGCTGCGTGAGAAGACGCGCTGGAACCTTAACACGGAGCTACACCCAGCCGACCGTGCAGAGATTGGTGCTCGCCTGACGGCGTGGCTGCCAGAGAAGTACCACATTGTGTACTTCGATGACTTCCAGACCGTAGCCGCCAATGACGCAACCGCCCGCAAGGAGATGCTCGAGATCGTGGAGAGCGTGCAAAAAGAGTACACCGCGGAAGCGAAGGAGTGCGGCTACGAGAACGACCTCAAGGAGACCGTGGCGGAGCTCATGGACGACGTCGATCCGACCCGCACCATCACGATGGAGGCCATCAAGTCCTGCAAAGACCTacagcagctggaggactGGTCGCGCCAGGTGCACGAGTACAACGGCGACGACCGCATCATCGAGATCTACGCCCGCGCTGCTGAGATCACGAAAAACGCGGAGCACCAGGCGCTGGTGAGGCAGATGCGCGAGTGGCGCAAGCTGGCCACCAAGAACGAGAGCAGATTGTAA